In the Lytechinus variegatus isolate NC3 chromosome 17, Lvar_3.0, whole genome shotgun sequence genome, cgaactgaaaaaaaatggattgccAACTGATctaatgcattagatattcattgctgagACACCGTTTACACATGTagggaaaatgaaacaagtatgATTTGTTTGTAATAGCATacaaaaagggaaagtggggatgtacGTGGACATCACCAGCCcactttgttatccaatttcgatgaatttttcagtattTCGCTATGTggatttatctatttattacgAAACGAATAATTtcaacccggaccatccctttcaGCAGGGGCCGAGTCCCTGGTTTAGAAAGTGGCTGActttatagacgacagatattactctcgggtctttttatcaaagtggagacaatgtcAGAGCGGGGATTCTTGCTCTACCCACTAGACTGGCAGGGTTCATGGTCAGATCGATCTTAAAGTAATCCATAGTGTAATTCTCTGACTATAATAATATGTAACATGAATTTGTACTTCCGCCGTCGATCATGTTGATAGGGAGATTGTGCTCTAATAATTACGAATTCCTTCATCAGCCTAGAACCCCTCTATTTATCATTTCTTGTGCATGGTAATAAttcaccccctcccccgatTTTGGGAAAATACCGATTTTTGTGTCGGTTAGGACTTTGGCTTAACTTTCCAGGTTCTTCTcgtgcccggggggggggggggcagtcaaacatattgctgtacacacgggtgacaaaaaacacacacacaaaaaaccgcgtttaaaggttttttaattatttttttatagttttttttgtttttggacgcgggccgcgcgtgcactcgttaagggtataaaaaacaccgattttcaaaaagagggtagttttgaaagactggtcaatcgAAGGGTCAAACGTATAggtattcatttttaaaagattttttcaagattagccaaacgtgtttagggtgtgTTTTTTCCCACAAGCCTTTTCCCCGGCGTCGTTTTCTGGCGACAACATTTTtaggccaaaatgtgtaaataaagcccgcgaaaaacttgtttagggggttattttgcacacagagaataaactcgtttaggggatattaagaattaatttggtcacgcatgtgtacagcaatacatttgactgcccccacCCCCGAGCTAGAGCCTctctatttatcattttttgtgcATGGCAAGAACCCCCCCCCGCGATTTTGGGGTAGGTTAGGACTCTGGCTTAACTCCCCACGTTTGTCTGGTGTAAGGTGCTTTCTgacatcatttattttattccacCATGACTAACTTTGAATTCAGAAGAATGTGTCCTGCAAAATGCAAAGCAACcttctacatgtagttttcatgGCGAAGTCCTTTCAAACTCTTCACCCAAATTAATGAGCAGTGGGAAATTATCACATTTATCATAccaagatgttttttttaagatgtcGATATACCACCATCATTCGTAAGTTGTTCACGAACCAATGTATTGCGCATAGATAaccttaaggcctggtcacaccgcccgagcgttgttggagcggtcgtggagcgatAGGTAaagggggtcgaatttcgctcacaaaattggggaaaacgaaaacaacaacaacaatctgacaatcgaaatcgaaagtggtgaacggtagcaagcggtgatgattttttctctccgctccacgaccgctccaacaacgctcgggcggtgtgaccaggcctttacaagTGAAAAGTTTCAGCTTGCTCTAAACTTCTTTCTATATTATTGTATATACTAACATTGTATAGACTATAATTAGCTGCCGAGCACCTCTCACCACACCCCCATTGCGTAGTTTGGAAAACCTTTAGTCAATGAATCATGTATTCTGactaaaaatttgtaaaaatacaTTATCTGAAAAAGCAGATTATATTGTAAGGAGAGTGAATATGCGGTAGGTGGTGAAAATGCTTGAAAAGCAGTATAGACTACCGCTAATTAAGAGTGGTAGAGCTGGCAGTTATGCTGACGCCATCTTGATAAATTGTACCTTTGATAAAATAGTTGATATTCCTGATTTGttgatttatatttcctttgAAGCCTAATGACCCCGATCTTTTAATGTGATTAAATGGCGGAATGCTGTAATTAAGCATTATACATTGATGAAAATCGGAAGCCATCTTGGGTAAAGCGCCCTCATACTGTCAAGGTGACCACAAGACATTGGACACCCAGatgaaagttgttccttgtcATACGAAATGTGAACACAGGTAGCATAAAACCGAAAGATCAGGTGTGGCAAATTTTCCAAAGGATCCAAAGTATCACCACGATGGTTCAttttatcatggacctactacatgATTTTATTGTCTCTTTTCAGTgacttgtttgaattttttcttGGAAATGACGGAAATCCTCCTTCTACCCTTCTTCGTTGATAGATTCGTGCGATTTGCTTTGGCTTTGCCAACTTTCACTTGCTTCTTGCGTATTTGACACGCTGCCGTACTTCTATTGACGTCTTGCCTACAATAAACTCTATTATGTAATTCACGTTTAGATTCAGCAAGCGTTCGGCAGAACAACGAAGCATTCTTGCGCGGCACGCGCTCCTGGTGGCCAAAGAGATGATCCTTGTCCCACTTTTTCGCTTCTGTTTCCCGTGTGCAGTTCTGCAATAACGATTCCAGAAGATTCCTGAAGTAAGTAAGATCGGTTTCAAAGCCTGGTCCGTAGTTGTCAATACGGTACCAAAGCGTGCGGTTAAAGGATTGATACAGGAGCATATCCGCGGCGTTCCACTCGCGTATTCTATCTCTTAGAGAATCTTTCATGCTTGGACGCGTATCCTTGATCCGGATATTCTTGGCGATGTAAGCAATGTCTTGGAAGCTCCAACAGAAGAGcttgcgcatgatcaaaagcgATTCGTCAAAGTATTCATTGATAAGGACCAGGCTTAACTCGTCCTGAAGTTTTTGTATCCATTCTTTCACTGCGGTCGTATTTTCGTGGTATTGAGTGTCCAAACCAAGATCGTAAATCTGGTTGTTCCTTGAGTATGCCCATCTCTTTCCAATTTCATGTTCCCAAGGCAAGAAACGCAAACGATCCTGGTAGAATTTCGGTCGCGACATAAACTCTTCTATAAGCTCAAAAATCGTACAATTGGTCTGGTTTACGGACGAGCCTTTTTGCGATGTCTCCATAAGCTCTTCTCGACACCCTTTGAATTGGGGATTTCCGCTAAGAAACGTGGAGTTACCCAAGGTACTCGTTTCATTGTTCATTGCACTTGAATTTGACTTGACGGTTATGTTAACTAGAATTGCATCATGGAATTGGAAATGATTAAAAGCACTTTCCCACTGCACACCAGGATCACGAATAATTGTCATGTATTTTGTACCTTGTGCAAAGAACCTCTCCATTACATGCCGCTGATAACGAACATGGACCGCCATCATATTGTAGTTTTTATAATTTGGATAATCATTCTCAGCCACGTGGATAGGGGGCAAGAAATGTGTTTCCGCCGTTTTCTCCGTGAACGGGAGGTGGTAGAAATGGCCATTTGTTGACGACTGTCGATTCAAAATGAAAGACGAATTATGAAAGAATCCATATCTATTGATTATTGACATTACGGTCGTCGAGCCCGTTTTCAATGTCTTTATGTAAGCGATATTCTGAACCGCGCAACATGATGTAGGAAAACCCCTTTGAATTCCGCTTGTTCCAATGGATGCATTACTTTCCCTCCCACAGCTTTTGTGGATTGGCACGGGCTTGGGCGCAGGAAGGTGCCACGTCGTATTAGACCTGCAAgaaataaaatgtgataaacTGAATCAGTAATTATGCAGCATTAAGACAGCGCTAAATACAATATTtctatactacatgtatacttatAGTATGGCTACCCTGATCAGATAGAAAGCTCATTATAGATATAAGAATAAGGCAAATGAGTTTTGTAGGTCATGAATTAGAGAGGACGGTGTTTAAAATTTAGCGTTCACGGGAAAGATAGAGGGCAAGAGGGTGGAGGAAGGAAATGGATGAATCGAATGACCAGTCTGTTCGAATGCATGGATTACAGAGAGAGGTGTGGGTCAGCGGgaggtgatgaagatgatgatggtgatgatgcacagcattcaaaggcgcatttttggaggagccagccactCTGGGTCGCCTAGAAGggcgcgcacacagaactgtgacccgcacTGAGATCTCTcctgatataactgattgggggaatgcaggtggaccactacaccggggtttccccctactcttattcaAATAGTGCAGTGGTTCTTAACGTACAAAGGTGGGGACTCTCCTCTAAACATACTTTTCAAAACAGTTTACAAAAGAGTTAGTGTGTCTGTGTCAGTTGGTGAGGGATGCACTTTCAAAATTCTCTGCTAAATTGTGGATATTATGGATATCGTCGGTTGATTTTAAGGGAATTTGGacacttcatttttatttgttactGCTTCTCAACACTGTATAGCTCAGTAATGGCCTACATCAGTCCCATATGCATGATATGCTACTTGTCGTGTTGTTACCAGTGGTAATGTGAAGTGCAATCCACTTCTCCAGATTTGACCTTTTAGTGTTAGATACTCCGactactggactatatgaaaaTTCAAAACATGGGTAGACGCCCTTCTTCAACCATGGCTCGATCCATGGCCACATCCAGTGATAATGgttttctttctcattattaCGACAAGCCTGTTGCTATTCAAGCCTCTATTCAAGCAAGATGTTCATTAATATAGTGCATTCCAATGTAACTACACGGTATTTAGAAAGGATCGAAATGGACAAGGTGGTGGTGTTTTTGTAGCAGTCCATGAGTCTCTCATATTATCCAGCTGCCCTGAATTTGACTCTCAAAGTGAAACCACTTGGTGTAATTTGCAGTTCACAAATGCAAAGCCGCTTTTCATCGCAAGTTTCTATCGTCCTCCAACAAATGGAAGGCGGGATCTTGAGGAACTCCAATTCTCTATATCTAAGGTGGTTTCCAAGCAGAGGAGAAATCAACCTAATATCATTATTGGAAGAGACTTCAACCTTCCGGATATTGATTGGGATTCCTGCATATTGAGCAGTATGAGCCTTGCAAGCATCCACCAACTCCTGCTCGACACCTTTTTGGAATTTTCGCTTGTACAACTTGCTATGGTTGTAACCCGCCCTGCATCGGGTAACACCCTGGATCTTCTCCTGACATCTAGCCCAAGCCTTATTACGGATGTACAAGTACTTCCAGGCATATATGACCACAATGTTGTATCTTTTGTCTTCTCGGATAACCCTAGGATAGGCCGCACCACTTCCAGGAAGATTTACCAATTCCACAGAGCAGATGAGGAAGCCATCAAAGATGCTGTTGCAAAGTTCTCTTCagattttcttgtttcaaatcCAGAGTTTGAATCTGTTGATGGGAACTGGAAGAAGATAGCTGTCTTCCTCAAGAAATGCATGGAAGATCTGATACCGTCCAAGTTCAGCAAGTTCCAAAGACACCTTCCatggatcaccactgacctgaAAAGGAAAATGAGGAAACGGGATAGGCTGTACAAGAAAGCCCGTAGGAGCCCTAGTACATTAAGATGGAAGGCCTGCATACAGCACTGAAATATGGTTGCTAAGCCTGTTCACCAGGCACACCACAATTATATGAACAACATCTTAGGAGACAGCCTACAAAAAATCCTAAGTTCTGGTTTTACGTCAAATGTTGCAGGTCTGAAAACATCAGTATTCCATCTCTGAAATCTGACAGGGGTATCCGCATGACTAGCAGACACAAAACGGAGTGCCTGAATGCTAACTTTCACTCTGTCTTCACAAACCAACAGGTTTGTCATACATCTGTGGAAGGTTCTATGCACTGTCCTGACATTGGTCATTTGCACGTTTATCGCAATGGTGCGGCTATACAACTGTCAGGTCTCAATTACCCGTCCAAAGCCTGTGGACCAGATGAGATTCCTCCTAAGCTACTTAAACTTGTAGCTGTTGAAATCTCACCGGCTCTTGAGTTCCTGTTCCAACAGAGCTACAATACAGTTACTGTTCCAACAGAATGGAATTCTACCTTGCTGACCCCCATTCATAAGACAGGTGGTAAATGCGACGCAGAAAATTACAGGCCGATTTCCCTGACTTGCATCTGCAGTAAGTTAATGGAACACTTAGTATTCAGTTACATCTCAAAGCATGTAGCTGCAAACAACATCCTGGTAGAAGAACAACACTGGTTTAGACAGAAGTTATCTACCACTACCAGACTACCCAACTCATCTCAGCCAACCATGACTGGGCACACGCCCTACAACGCAGAGGCCAGGCGGAAATAAGTTTTCTTGATTTCAAGAAAGCCTTTGATGGAGTACCTCACTGCCATCTGCAAACGAAGCTTGCATACTATGACATTAAAGGAGACACCCAAAACTTGATCATGTCACTACTCAACACCGACAACAAGCAGTTGTCGTTCAGTGATCACGGTCATCTTGGATGCCAGTGACATCATCTGGGGTATCTCAAGGATCAGTGATCTGCCCTGCCCGTTTCTTGCTTTACATCAACGACATCACTGCAAATATCCAGTCCAAGATGCACCTCTTTGCAGTCGACAGTGTGACATACCATGGACCATGGATATACCGAGATATCAACACAGTACATGATGTCTCCATCCTGCAGCAAGATCTTCAAACCCTGTCAGATTGGATAGCAAAGTGGCTTATGGCTTTTAATGTCAAGAAGTGTGCTTCTCTTACCATTACTAGGAAGCGAGCTCCCAAACACAACTGCAGGCTTTCCAATACAAGTACCTTGGAGTCACCATCTCCAAAGGCCTCCGATGGACCTGTAAGCTTATTGCGAACAAGGCCAGCAAAACCCTTGGGTTGCTGAGAAGAACTCTCACCTTGTTCTGAAAACGCCAAATAAATGCGTATATATGGCCTTGGTTCGAAAGCAGCTTGAGTATATAGCTGAAGCCTAGAATCCCCACACCTCTACTACGGCTGCAAGCCTGCAAAGGGTACAGAAAACAGCTGCTCGCTTTGTCAACCGCGATTATAGAAAATCTACATCAGCCTCAGGACTTGTCTCAAAGTTTGGATGGGACCAGCTGCACACACGTCGTCTCCTTGCACAATGCACCATGCTGTATCAAATACAGGTACCACCTGCTTGTAAATACCCAGCTTCCACACTTCATATGCCAGGCTCCATACATCAGTAGAAGAGATCATATGCTAAAACTCTCTGTACCACAAGCAACGATTGATGCATACAAATTCTCATATTATTCCCGTACCATTCGTATCTCCTGTCATCAGAGGGTTAAAGCCTCCTGGAGCTTCCAGGATGCTGTAAGCACTAGGAGCATGATTTTTACTTGTACTTTACcatttttattgttaataaaataaaataaaaaattgtctgcACCACCACGTGTCACAGCACATCCCATCCCATCCCAGTTCATCTTGGAGGAGCTGCTAAGGGATTATTTCCTCAAGGTTCAATATAGACGGGgtctccatttaacgtcctatcctgTCCACTGTAATATAGCCTTCATCTATGAAACAAGGGAGACATGTTTACACACAATGCACTGGGTTTTGTCACCCGCCTAGCGTAGGCTCGAATACCATGATCTTCGGTTCGACTGGCATACACTTCACTgactgagccaacttcgctCTCAAGTGGAGCTGATTAAACAACCAGGAACAGAGATTTGTGGCATGCCATAATCGCCTACGTCTCGTGATACAGCACTTAGAGAGAGCGAGAGATCGGACGTTCGATCGCATGCAAGGAATTTTcttccaaccgggtacccatgTACTTCACCTGGGTGGACAGTGGCAAATGTGGATAAACGCCTTTCTAAATGACGAGAGTGCTGCGGTAGGATTCGAACCCCTGACCTTGTGGTTTAAAGTCAGGaaacttatccactgagccgcAAGAACTCTACACATTGAATCAACAATAAATTATTATGAAACTTATAAAACACGATATTCTGAACTATGTCCCCTTCAAATACCCTGCCCTAGGacagattttaaagaaaatcttttGAATATGTTGCTCCCGTCGTATTTAATTCTAGCCCTTGTGATATACAAAAATGCACGCCCCTCCATCCATTTAAAAACCCCCACTGTAAATCATTGATTCTGACTGTCATACAAGTAATTACACTGAATAACTTGATGCAAATGTAATAATTCCTTAAGTAATTGTTGACTCACTCTATATCTATATAATATTCTGTTTTTACTTTATCACGTTACATACATTGAATTGCTAGGATGTTGAGTTATTtgttaaactgcagggcgcctttggaAAGCAGTTTTGCATAACTGAACAGGTCTaacctgcagtataaaataaaggaaaccaataaataaataaatatttaagaGGGATCCATCTTTAAAAGTGATAACGGAAATACGCTGAATACTCATAAGACAGGGAAAAAGTTCAATGCCtccccaaaaaaagagagagagagagggagagaaaacatcatcaattcaaatgtgataaaaacacattaaaaaccTGCATGAATAATTATGTTTAGGGTCTACCTCTGAAACTATTGGGCCTACCACGACCCGGATATATTAGGCTTCAAGGGATATGCTCcatgctgaaaataatatgacttgaacatacaaagaaaaatcagacaaacacaacagtgaaaatttgatcaaaatcagaaaagcaATAACAAAcatatggcatttcaaagatgtGCATTactccggtgaaacagttctaggcatgtctttatgaatattcaatgagcaaactgattatgtcatatccccacctgttcttttgtattttatgagagaaaataagatttattcaaagattttctactagaactttaaaaaatggattgccaactgatttagtgcattagatattcactgctccaacttatttcattacaagggaaGCAtgtcatttacacatgtatgaacaagtggagcgcctctggcagtctcacctgcatcatgcaattcaatatagcatcaGTGCTGACTGAAAACTACTATGAAATAGTTATTCACAAAAAGTATCAtttacaatactacgttcattgtcaatgaatgacatttgaccttgatcatgcgactTAAGacatgttcagtgataattgattactcGTAATGTccaaagttttatgaactagatccataaatgGTTCCTCAACAAATACcctcaacatggccaaagtctattgacctttgaccttggtaatgtgaccttaaactcgcacaggatgttcagtgatgcttgattactcctatgtccaagttttatgaactagaccaatacacttacagttATGGTGGTAAGttttgccaaagttcattgaccttaaatgacctttgaccttagtcatgtgacctaaaactcacacaggatattcagtgatatttgcctactcttatgtccaagtttcatgaatcagattcatgaa is a window encoding:
- the LOC121431073 gene encoding galactosylceramide sulfotransferase-like isoform X2; this translates as MKCGVMSKNTFILLVALTTFMMSFTILQLNHGIASSNVLRSNTTWHLPAPKPVPIHKSCGRESNASIGTSGIQRGFPTSCCAVQNIAYIKTLKTGSTTVMSIINRYGFFHNSSFILNRQSSTNGHFYHLPFTEKTAETHFLPPIHVAENDYPNYKNYNMMAVHVRYQRHVMERFFAQGTKYMTIIRDPGVQWESAFNHFQFHDAILVNITVKSNSSAMNNETSTLGNSTFLSGNPQFKGCREELMETSQKGSSVNQTNCTIFELIEEFMSRPKFYQDRLRFLPWEHEIGKRWAYSRNNQIYDLGLDTQYHENTTAVKEWIQKLQDELSLVLINEYFDESLLIMRKLFCWSFQDIAYIAKNIRIKDTRPSMKDSLRDRIREWNAADMLLYQSFNRTLWYRIDNYGPGFETDLTYFRNLLESLLQNCTRETEAKKWDKDHLFGHQERVPRKNASLFCRTLAESKRELHNRVYCRQDVNRSTAACQIRKKQVKVGKAKANRTNLSTKKGRRRISVISKKKFKQVTEKRQ
- the LOC121431073 gene encoding galactosylceramide sulfotransferase-like isoform X1 codes for the protein MTMAAYRICTSKNTFILLVALTTFMMSFTILQLNHGIASSNVLRSNTTWHLPAPKPVPIHKSCGRESNASIGTSGIQRGFPTSCCAVQNIAYIKTLKTGSTTVMSIINRYGFFHNSSFILNRQSSTNGHFYHLPFTEKTAETHFLPPIHVAENDYPNYKNYNMMAVHVRYQRHVMERFFAQGTKYMTIIRDPGVQWESAFNHFQFHDAILVNITVKSNSSAMNNETSTLGNSTFLSGNPQFKGCREELMETSQKGSSVNQTNCTIFELIEEFMSRPKFYQDRLRFLPWEHEIGKRWAYSRNNQIYDLGLDTQYHENTTAVKEWIQKLQDELSLVLINEYFDESLLIMRKLFCWSFQDIAYIAKNIRIKDTRPSMKDSLRDRIREWNAADMLLYQSFNRTLWYRIDNYGPGFETDLTYFRNLLESLLQNCTRETEAKKWDKDHLFGHQERVPRKNASLFCRTLAESKRELHNRVYCRQDVNRSTAACQIRKKQVKVGKAKANRTNLSTKKGRRRISVISKKKFKQVTEKRQ